A section of the Brienomyrus brachyistius isolate T26 unplaced genomic scaffold, BBRACH_0.4 scaffold47, whole genome shotgun sequence genome encodes:
- the nr3c2 gene encoding mineralocorticoid receptor isoform X3: MLFHFNKRLSSTGHCGLLCLMYFKLNVPECTLPLLYRRQHNYLCAGRNDCIIDKIRRKNCPACRVRKCLQAGMNLGARKSKKLGKMKGVSEEPVPSLQSPKEGQKEAGHGGALVPHTPGVTPYLSPSICSVLELIEPEVVYAGYDNTQPDTTDHLLSSLNQLAGKQMIRVVKWAKVLPGFRSLPIEDQITLIQYSWMCLSSFALSWRSYKHTNGQMLYFAPDLIFNEERMQQSAMYDLCLGMRQVSQDFMRLQLTYDEYLAMKVLLLLSTVPKDGLRNQAAFEEMRVNYIKELRRSVGKATNNSGQTWQRFFQLTKLLDAMHDLVGNLLDFCFYTFRESQALKVEFPDMLVEIISDQISKVESGLTHTLYFHKK, encoded by the exons AtgttatttcattttaataaacGACTGTCATCAACAGGTCATTGTGGCCTTCTGTGCTTAATGTACTTCAAATTGAATGTTCCGGAATGCACACTTCCGCTGTTATACAGGC GTCAGCACAACTACCTGTGCGCTGGAAGAAATGACTGTATCATCGACAAGATCCGGAGGAAAAATTGCCCGGCGTGCAGAGTACGCAAGTGTCTTCAGGCCGGGATGAATTTAGGAG CGAGGAAGTCCAAGAAGCTGGGGAAGATGAAGGGCGTGAGCGAGGAACCAGTACCGTCACTGCAAAGTCCCAAGGAGGGCCAGAAGGAGGCCGGCCACGGCGGAGCCCTGGTGCCACACACCCCGGGGGTGACCCCCTACCTGTCGCCCTCCATCTGCAGTGTGCTGGAGCTCATCGAGCCGGAGGTGGTGTACGCAGGCTACGACAACACCCAGCCGGACACCACCGACCACCTGCTGTCCAGCCTCAACCAGCTGGCCGGGAAGCAGATGATTCGAGTCGTCAAGTGGGCCAAAGTGCTTCCAG GTTTCCGAAGTCTGCCCATCGAAGACCAGATCACCCTCATCCAGTACTCCTGGATGTGCCTCTCCTCCTTTGCGCTCAGCTGGCGATCCTACAAACACACCAACGGCCAGATGCTTTACTTCGCCCCGGATCTGATTTTCAATGA GGAGCGCATGCAGCAGTCGGCCATGTACGACCTGTGCCTGGGCATGCGTCAGGTCAGCCAGGACTTCATGCGGCTACAGCTGACCTATGACGAGTACCTGGCCATGAAAGTGCTCTTGCTGCTCAGCACTG TTCCCAAAGATGGTCTGAGAAACCAGGCAGCCTTCGAGGAGATGAGGGTCAACTACATCAAGGAATTGCGGAGGTCAGTGGGAAAGGCAACAAACAACTCGGGCCAGACGTGGCAGCGGTTCTTCCAGTTGACCAAGTTACTGGACGCCATGCATGAC CTGGTGGGAAACCTTCTAGACTTCTGCTTCTACACCTTCCGGGAGTCGCAGGCCCTGAAGGTGGAGTTTCCTGACATGCTGGTGGAGATCATCAGCGACCAGATATCGAAGGTGGAGTCCGGTCTGACGCACACGCTTTACTTTCACAAgaagtga
- the LOC125723346 gene encoding rho GTPase-activating protein 10-like, with the protein MVLDAVSLGSDESVSSQSSTSGSPTEKTQNALGGSEASGAQGAADAVGPSTALWWNPASFCTDDLTSAASAVTASDTNMRDESIPSRKAKAVYPCEAEHDSELSFQVGAIFDDVIVSREPGWLEGVLEGKRGLIPENYVEML; encoded by the exons ATGGTCCTGGATGCCGTCTCCTTGGGCAGCGACGAGTCGGTCTCATCCCAGTCCTCCACATCCGGCTCGCCTACAGAGAAAACCCAGAATGCCCTGGGTGGGAGCGAGGCCAGTGGTGCCCAGGGTGCGGCAGACGCTGTAGG ACCTTCCACGGCCCTCTGGTGGAACCCTGCTTCCTTCTGCACCGACGACCTGACCAGTGCAGCGTCTGCAGTGACCGCCTCCGACACCAACATGAGGGACGAGAG CATCCCGAGCCGCAAGGCCAAGGCGGTGTATCCGTGTGAGGCCGAGCACGACTCCGAGCTGTCCTTCCAGGTGGGCGCCATATTCGACGACG tgataGTTTCCAGGGAGCCTGGCTGGCTGGAGGGTGTACTGGAAGGGAAGAGAGGTCTCATCCCTGAGAACTACGTGGAGATGCTATAA
- the abce1 gene encoding LOW QUALITY PROTEIN: ATP-binding cassette sub-family E member 1 (The sequence of the model RefSeq protein was modified relative to this genomic sequence to represent the inferred CDS: deleted 2 bases in 2 codons): MSDKPTRIAIVNHDKCKPKKCRQECKKSCPVVRMGKLCIEVTSQSKIVWISESLCIGCGICIKKCPFGALSIVNLPSNLEKETTHRYCANSFKLHRLPIPRPGEVLGLVGTNGIGKSTALKILAGKQKPNLGKYDAPPDWQEILTYFRGSELQNYFTKILEDDLKAIVKPQYVDQIPKTVKGSVGSILSRKDDTKTEDVVCDQLDLTHLRDRNVEDLSGGELQRFACAVVCIQKADIFMFDEPSSYLDVKQRLKAAITIRSLITPDRYIIVVEHDLSVLDYLSDFICCLYGVPDAYGVVTMPFSVREGINIFLDGYVPTENLRFRETSLVFKVAETANEDEVKKLCRYQYPNMKKAMGDFTLEIIGGEFTDSEIMVMLGENGTGKTTFIRMLAGRLKPDDGGEVPILNVSYKPQKISPKFKGSVRALLHEKIRDAYTHPQFITDVMKPMQIDSIIDQDVQNLSGGELQRVALALCLGKPADVYLIDEPSAYLDSEQRLMAARVIKRFILHAKKTAFIVEHDFIMATYLADRVIVFDGVPSKCTTANTPQTLLAGMNKFLSQLEITFRRDPNNFRPRINKMNSIKDVEQKKSGNYFFLDD, translated from the exons ATGTCAGACAAACCGACCCGTATCGCCATCGTAAACCATGACAAGTGTAAGCCCAAGAAATGCAGACAGGAGTGTAAGAAGAGCTGTCCCGTGGTCCGCATGG GTAAGCTCTGCATTGAGGTGACGTCTCAGAGCAAGATCGTATGGATTTCTGAATCCCTCTGCATTGGATGTGGTATCTGCATCAAA aaATGCCCGTTTGGTGCTCTGTCTATTGTCAACCTGCCAAGCAACCTTGAAAAGGAGACAACGCACCGATATTGTGCCAACTCTTTCAAACTGCACCG GTTGCCAATTCCGAGACCCGGAGAGGTTTTGGGGCTGGTGGGCACCAACGGCATCGGCAAATCGACGGCGTTGAAGATCCTGGCGGGAAAGCAGAAGCCGAACTTGGGGAAGTACGAC GCTCCCCCAGATTGGCAGGAAATCCTCACCTATTTCCGAGGCTCCGAGCTGCAGAACTATTTCACCAAGATTCTGGAGGACGACCTAAAGGCCATCGTCAAGCCGCAGTACGTGGACCAGATTCCCAAGACGGTCAAG GGAAGCGTGGGGTCGATTTTGAGCAGGAAGGATGACACTAAGACCGAAGACGTGGTCTGTGACCAGCTTG ATCTCACTCACCTGAGGGACAGGAACGTGGAGGACCTTTCTGGAGGGGAGCTGCAGCGATTCGCCTGTGCC GTGGTTTGCATCCAGAAGGCGGACAT CTTCATGTTTGACGAGCCGTCCAGTTACCTGGATGTGAAGCAGCGTCTGAAGGCTGCCATCACCATTCGGTCCCTCATCACCCCAGACag GTACATCATTGTTGTGGAACACGACCTGAGCGTGTTGGACTACCTGTCTGACTTCATCTGCTGCCTGTATGGGGTG CCAGATGCGTACGGAGTGGTCACCATGCCCTTCAGCGTCCGTGAAG GAATTAACATCTTCCTGGACGGCTACGTTCCCACGGAGAACCTGCGCTTCCGGGAGACGTCGTTGGTGTTCAAGGTGGCCGAGACGGCCAACGAGGACGAGGTGAAGAAGCTGTGCCGGTACCAGTACCCCAACATGAAGAAGGCCATGGGGGACTTCACGCTGGAGATCATAGGGGGGGAGTTCACAGACTCGGAGATCATGGTCATGCTGGGGGAGAACG GAACCGGCAAGACGACGTTCATCAGGATGTTAGCGGGCCGCCTTAAGCCAGACGACGGAG GGGAAGTTCCCATCTTGAACGTCAGCTACAAACCGCAGAAGATCAGCCCCAAATTCAAA GGAAGCGTCCGCGCGCTGCTGCACGAGAAGATCCGCGACGCCTACACTCACCCGCAGTTCATCACGGACGTCATGAAGCCCATGCAGATCGACAGCATCATTGACCAGGAT GTTCAGAACCTGTCCGGCGGAGAGCTGCAGCGAGTGGCCCTGGCTCTATGTCTGGGCAAACCAGCCGACGTCTACCTGATCGACGAGCCCTCCGCCTACCTGGACTCCGAACAGCGTCTGATGGCCGCCAGGGTCATCAAGCG GTTCATCCTGCATGCGAAGAAGACCGCCTTCATTGTAGAGCACGACTTCATCATGGCCACCTATCTTGCCGACCGCGTCATCGTGTTCGACGGCGTCCCGTCCAAGTGCACCACCGCCAACAC ACCTCAAACTCTGCTTGCCGGGATGAACAAGTTCCTCTCGCAGCTGGAGATCACTTTCAGGAGAGACCCCAACAACTTCCGACCGAGGATCAACAAAATGAACTCCATCAAG GATGTGGAACAGAAGAAGAGTGGCAACTACTTTTTCCTGGATGACTAG